From Carassius auratus strain Wakin chromosome 1, ASM336829v1, whole genome shotgun sequence, the proteins below share one genomic window:
- the LOC113051239 gene encoding protocadherin alpha-4-like has protein sequence MALFSVLIILVCLQVDSVRSAIVSTEVNCVSGSNVALARVEEGFDGDIEIITNISPDVRLVLEYHVCLLCLQYLELVYTDGDSTATVRPIRPLDLEEIRQYGEALSYSVSCVGGAKNVRSLYVLDINDNPPIFQTSSYTGTVSDGTPVGWVCNRVKAFDKDVNLENKRVTYSMLPPVPEHFGLRYNPQHDAADIELIKPVNYNNVKKYVFMVEAKDIGGLSGTTTVTLTIEDFDNLNPYFDHCLYKASIEENQVGLFSDITPEPIKAQDGDTGINEPVVYSITSVIPNEYQNSFEIDRNTGVISVTAALDREQTGQIAVVIQATQQNDASKTADAVVLVTIVDVTDNPPKIDQGVHSSHLA, from the exons ATGGCCTTATTctctgttttaattattttagtgtgTCTGCAAGTCGACAGTGTAAGGAGCGCTATTG TTTCAACAGAAGTGAACTGTGTAAGTGGAAGTAATGTCGCTCTAGCGAGAGTCGAGGAGGGATTTGATG GAGATATAGAGATTATCACTAACATCAGTCCAGATGTTCGTCTTGTTCTGGAGTACCATGTCTGTCTACTTTGTTTGCAATATTTGGAGCTGGTTTACACTGATGGAGACTCAACCGCGACTGTACGGCCCATCAGACCACTGGATCTTGAGGAAATAAGGCAG TATGGAGAAGCTTTGTCTTATTCAGTTTCCTGTGTAGGAGGg GCGAAAAACGTCCGGTCACTATATGTTCTGGATATCAATGACAACCCTCCAATCTTCCAGACCAGTTCATACACCGGCACAGTGTCCGAT GGGACGCCTGTCGGTTGGGTTTGCAACAGAGTGAAAGCTTTCGATAAAGATGTAAATCTAGAAAACAAAAGAGTTACATATTCTATGCTG CCTCCAGTACCAGAACACTTTGGCTTGAGATATAACCCACAACACGATGCTGCTGACATCGAGTTGATTAAGCCTGTGAACTACAACAATGTTAAAAAATACGTCTTCATGGTGGAAGCTAAA GATATAGGAGGACTCAGTGGCACAACAACAGTTACACTAACGATTGAAGATTTTGACAACCTAAACCCTTATTTTGATCACTGTCTCTACAAGGCATCCATTGAGGAAAATCAG GTCGGACTCTTCTCGGACATCACTCCTGAGCCCATAAAAGCTCAAGATGGAGACACGGGCATCAACGAGCCTGTAGTTTACAGCATAACATCAG TCATTCCAAATGAATATCAGAACAGCTTTGAAATCGACCGAAACACTGGGGTCATCTCTGTGACGGCGGCACTAGACAGAGAGCAAACAGGGCAGATTGCTGTTGTCATACAG GCAACTCAACAGAATGACGCCAGTAAGACGGCTGATGCTGTTGTACTCGTCACCATTGTGGATGTGACTGACAACCCGCCGAAAATTGACCAGGGGGTCCATTCTTCACACCTTGCTTAA